Genomic window (Saccharothrix australiensis):
CCCACGGGAGTCGCCGCGGCGGCGGGCTCGGTGAAGCCCGCGGTCGCCGGTTCGGTGAAGCCCGCGGTCGCGGGCTCGGTGAAGCCCGCCGCGAAGCCCTGGTCCGGCAGCGGTTCGCCGAACGCGATCGCCGGCTCGGCCCGCCCGATCAGCGGCTCGCCCTCGGCCGGCATCGTCGTCACCGGCGAGTCCAGGTCCGCGGGCACGTCCGGCCGCAGCGGGTCGGCCTCGGCGGGCAGCGGCACCGCGTCGTCCATATCCGGGATGGTCGGCACCCCCCGGTCCGCCTCGTCCTCGCCGAACTCGACGCCGTACTGCTCGGGCGTCCCGTCGCCGCTGTCCACGGTCAGGTTGATCTCACCGGTCAACGGGTCGACCTCGGCGGTGATCGACAGGCCGTCCGCCTCGATCAGCGCCTTGCCGTCGGCGCCCGCCTCGACCGGGATCGCGCCGTCGCCGGGCGCGCCGCCCACCGCCGCACTGGGCGTGGTCGGCGCGAGCGGGGCACCGGGCGCACCCGGCGTGCCGGGCGTGGCCGACGTCGCGCCCGCCAGCGCCGTCGCGAGCGCCGCGCCGCCGTTCTGACCGGTCAACGCCTTGAGCGCGTCGGGGTTGTTGCTGAAGTCGACGTCGTAGGTCTTCGGCTCGGTGGTCGGCGTGTCGACGGTGATCTTCACGTGGCCGTTCGCGTCCGGCTCGGTGACCTTGATCTCGTTGTCACCGCTCTTGATGGTGACGACCTCGGGATCCTCCTCGCCCTTCAGCCCGTCGGGTTTGCCGTCGCCGTCGAGGTCGTCCGGCTTCCCGTCGCCGTCCTTGTCGTCCGGCTTGCCGTCGCCGTCGAGGTCGTCGGGCTTCCCGTCGCCGTCGGTGTCGCCGGGGATCTTCAGGTCGTCCGGCTTGCCGTCGCCGTCCTTGTCCAGCGGGTTCTCCGGCTTGGGGATCTCGGGGACGGACGGGGTGCCGCCACCGCCACCGCTGCCCGAGCCGCCGCCGGTGCCGCCACCGGTCCCGCCGCCCGTGCCACCGCCGGTGCCGCCGCCACCGCCCTTGCCGTCACCCTTGCCGTCGCCGCCCTTCCCGTCGCCGCCCTTGTCGTCGCCGCCCTTGTCGTCGCCGCCCTTGTCGTCGCCGCCCTTGTCGTCGGCGGGCGCGGGGAACGGGTTCTCGAAGCCGGCCATGTACGAGGCGAGGGTCTCCCACTTGCCGTCCACGGCCGTCTTGGTGTCCGCGCAGCAGCTCTTGAACTGCTCGTACAGGCCCCAGAACTCGACGTTGAACGACTGCTGGACCCACCGCTTGCACTGGTTGATCGCGTACTCTTTGTTCTCGTCGTTCAACGAGCAGTCGTCGTCGTTGAGGCGGTCCGCGATGTTGCTGCCGGGCACGACCGAGTCGACCCAGCCCGCGATCTCCCGCACCCGGTCCTTCGAGTAGTCGCCCTCGCCGCGCGCGAACGAGACGACCTTCTCCGCCATGTACGTGTCGGCCTTGGCGATCCGCTCCCGGTACATCTCCAGGACCTCGTCGGCCTTGCCCTTGCACAGCTCGTACACGCCGCTCACCGCGGTGCGGGTCAACTCGGCCGCGCCGTTCAGGCCGTCGCCCAGCTCGGTGATCTTCGGCACGATCTGGTCGTTGTAGTGGTCGTAGGACTTGGCGGCGGCCTTGCCCTCCCACTCGCCGTAGAGGGTCTTCAGCCGACCGTCGACGTCCGCCTTCATGTCGTCGATCTTCGACTTGGCGGTGCTGAACTCGTCCGCTTCGAGCAGCAGCTTCTGGAAGTTGATCCCGCGCTGCTCGTCGTACGGCTTCTGGATGTGGTTGGCGAAGTCCAGGTTCGAGGTGTTGCCGAGGCAGTCGCCGGGCCGGTTGTTCCAGATCGGCATGAACTTCTCGAAGACCTTCAGGCCGGCCTTGCCCGCGTCGAGCAGCTCGTCGGACGTCTTCGTGCCCGAGCCGGACGCGGTGGGCGGCTGCTTGCCGTCCAGCGACTTCTGGCCCTCGTCGACGGCCTTCGTCTGCTCGCGGCTGTTGTAGCCCTTGGTGTCGCTCTCCGCCTTGGCCTCGTCCAGGCGCTCCTGGAGCTTGTCGCCGCGGCCCGCGTAGTCACCCCAGTTCCAGAAGCTGGAGGTGTCGTACCGGTCCTTGTAGGCGTCCGCGCCGTCCGGGATGTCCCACGGCGGGGTGGCGGAGACGTAGGCGTGCATCAGCTCCGCCTTCTTCTCCTCCGACACGTTGGGGTCGTCGAGGACCGCCTGCACGTCTTTCCAGCTCGGGTTGGCCATCAGTACTGGCTCCCCACGTTGCTCGCGTTCGTGGCCTCGACGTCACCGTAGGTGGCCGCGCCGGAAGCGATCTTCCCCGCGAACGCGCCGAGCGTGCCCGCCATGTTGGTGATGCCCTTGCCGAAGTTCTCGATGCCGCCCTTGTACTTCTGGAAGTGCTGTTTGTGCGCTTCCCCGAAATCCCGGTCGACGGTTTCGGTCTGCCCGACCTTCTTGAGGTCTTCCGCCGTGTCCTTCGCGGCGTCGGAAATGCCCTTCGAGGCTTTTTGCATCGCCTCGGTGCTGGTGCCGTATCCGGCCACGGCGCTCCACTCCCCTCCGTGGCGCAACGGCCACGACCCTCAACCGAACTCGTCCGCTACGACGCGACGCTCCGACGCCCGGTTCCCATGGTGGCAGCCGGCGGCACGTCCGCACGGCATTTCGGAACCGGTCCTTGCAGGTGTAAACGCGGGCGCGCGGGATTCACCCCTGCGGCGGGGGCTGCGCCGGTCCCGGCGGTGGCGGAGGGGGCGGGGACTGGCCCTGCGCGGGGTCCTGCGGCGGGCCCTGGTGCGGTCCGGGCGCGCCCTGCGGCGGCCACGGCTGCTGCCCCGGACCGGGTTGCGCCTGGCCCGGTTGCCCACCGGGCCACGCCTGGTCCGGACCCGACGGCGGGAACCGACCCGACGGCGGCAACTGGCCCGGCTGCGCCTGACCCGACGGCGGGAACTGGCCGGGTGCGCCACCCGGTGCCGGCGCGCCGTACTGGCCCGCCACGGGCCCCTGACCAGGCGGCCCGTACTGACCAGGCGGCCCGTACTGGCCCGGCACGGGTCCCTGACCGGGCGGGCCGTACTGGGGCTGCCCGTACGGCCCCGGCGGCCCGTACTGGCCGGGCGGGCCGTAGGGCTGCCCCGGGTGCGGCGGACGGCCCTTGCCCTTCTTCACCAGCACCACGATCACCACCACCAGCGCGGCGACGACCAGCACGATTCCCGCGAGCGGGAGGAAGCCCAGGCTCATTCGGTGTACCCCCGACCGGTGGGTGTCAGCCCACCGAGGAAACCACACCCGCGAGCCGGCGCGCGGCGGACTCGGCGAGTTCGTGCGTCGACGCCTCCACCATCACCCGGACCAGCTGCTCGGTGCCCGACGGCCGCAGCAGGACCCGGCCGGTGTCGCCCAGCTCCTCCGTCACGGCCGCCACGGCGTCGTTGACCGTGGCGTCCCGCGCCACCGCCGCCTTGTCGGCGACCACCACGTTGATCAGCACCTGCGGCAGCCGCCGCATCACGCCCGCCAGCTCGGCCAGCGGCTTGCCGGTCTCGGCC
Coding sequences:
- a CDS encoding WXG100 family type VII secretion target, with the protein product MANPSWKDVQAVLDDPNVSEEKKAELMHAYVSATPPWDIPDGADAYKDRYDTSSFWNWGDYAGRGDKLQERLDEAKAESDTKGYNSREQTKAVDEGQKSLDGKQPPTASGSGTKTSDELLDAGKAGLKVFEKFMPIWNNRPGDCLGNTSNLDFANHIQKPYDEQRGINFQKLLLEADEFSTAKSKIDDMKADVDGRLKTLYGEWEGKAAAKSYDHYNDQIVPKITELGDGLNGAAELTRTAVSGVYELCKGKADEVLEMYRERIAKADTYMAEKVVSFARGEGDYSKDRVREIAGWVDSVVPGSNIADRLNDDDCSLNDENKEYAINQCKRWVQQSFNVEFWGLYEQFKSCCADTKTAVDGKWETLASYMAGFENPFPAPADDKGGDDKGGDDKGGDDKGGDGKGGDGKGDGKGGGGGTGGGTGGGTGGGTGGGSGSGGGGGTPSVPEIPKPENPLDKDGDGKPDDLKIPGDTDGDGKPDDLDGDGKPDDKDGDGKPDDLDGDGKPDGLKGEEDPEVVTIKSGDNEIKVTEPDANGHVKITVDTPTTEPKTYDVDFSNNPDALKALTGQNGGAALATALAGATSATPGTPGAPGAPLAPTTPSAAVGGAPGDGAIPVEAGADGKALIEADGLSITAEVDPLTGEINLTVDSGDGTPEQYGVEFGEDEADRGVPTIPDMDDAVPLPAEADPLRPDVPADLDSPVTTMPAEGEPLIGRAEPAIAFGEPLPDQGFAAGFTEPATAGFTEPATAGFTEPAAAATPVGGFTEPAAAPGFVAGAGEFTGGSAVGGPIAGGGGGFAPGFTEPAQFQPASAQFGGQPSGGQFDQGFAPASSSDSGGTTTTSGASVFGGSGGFNGADSVLGGGSSGSDSTWSSPSGNADQGLASDTNASNAGQAGSATLPSMQDAHGQSSSGSPMSGGMMGGGMPMGGGMAGGGQQGGGDTERSPGQWRTTGSLFDDDVSLSRVQGVLGEEAR